The genome window AACTGCtgggaaaaaaagaaatggaaatgatTATGTAATTTGAAACACTTGACTAAGGAAATGATTGAGTCTCGgattcgattttaaatttataatattgttgGTTCATGCTTTGAATATAATTCGATATCCTCGGCTCGTAATCAATAACGATTGCGATGATAAAGTGTGAGGTTTAATCAAAGTCTGgcattaaacaattttcttatttgctATCAAAAGGTTATCTGCAATTCAAGCCAAGACGTCAACTGTCTTTAAGCCACATGGCAGCAGTAATAGCCATGACAATTGCTGGCGACAAATTGGCAATGACTCAAGCAAACGCCTTCCCCTCCCTTCATTCAAAAGGCGCCACTTGACatcaacagcaagagcaacagcaaaagcaacaatgacaacagTGTAACGTAAATGTGTCTTTGATTTTTcctttatttctatattttgcacacagcaacaacaacagcaatcctCTGAGCAATGCTCTGCACGTGACCAATGACAATTTGCGAttcgagttgctgctgcccatTTATGACCCGTCTCGTTCCTGTCTCCCCCCTTGTTGAGtggattttttatttgattttgctgtCGTTTATTTGACTTTGGGACAAACGTCTCTCCCACCCCCTTCCCCTGGATAACTACCACACCTTGGACTTGGGCCGAGAACTTTACTCGTTGTCGTCGATTTGAGCTTTAATACTTCCTGCAGGCGCATTTGTTGGGATTTTGGGGTCTCTGGCCCAACATCAAACGCTTTGGCGGAAGCTCAAATTGCTGTGGCAGCCCATACACTTGTTGGCATATAGACCCGATACCCGAGAATTCCAATAATACGCTTCCAATTGCTTATGACCAAATCCTGTTCCACTGACAAATTCATTCAAATGAACTTCCAAATTAGCCAGGAGCTTTTGTGATTACTTCCTTTTTTATATGACCCCGGAGGTTATAAATATATGGCAAATAATTTGCTTTCGCGGCGAAAATTATTGGATTTTCATCAAGCTTGGAACTAAATTCAGATTTGCATTTACACGCAAACCGTTGACCGagaattttgattatttattaatagtgACTGGTAAGTGAACTAACGGAAAGACAGATCAAACGTCAACTTTTGCTGGCATGTCGAGGCCACATCAGTCAACCGCTGAATGCACTCGAGCTCGAGCGGGCAcctgaatatttatataagcgtatataataatgttatgcttatattttatttataacaagtTGCTTGCAACGTAATCTATGTTCGAAAATCTTTGTACTCTGGCACTTGGGACCGAGAAACTAATTTTATGATGGATTACTGCCCTAACCCCCGCAACTCTGGCTGCAGCTCCAAACCGAAGACCAATGGCAATCTGAAGTCTGTTTGGAGGTTCCACTGGGTTGCACTTATCGCGTCCGCTGTGCCGTCCATCAAATGCATTGCAACGTGTGGCTCGCCACGCTTATCGCACTCGATGCACACTACACTCACCTTTCCTTCTATTTCTCCACCCCTCGATGCTAATAGAAACCTCAAAGCGCGTTTCACTTTTGTTGACAtttgtaaaatgcaaacagaACACGCAAAGGCGATAGATAACCTGCAGCATGGACATGGATACGGACGACTCTCAACTCCAACGTGGTGGACTCGTCTCGAGCACACCAACTTTAGGGGACACTGTCAATGGTTAGAGACATCACTCAAAGTGATTAGATCATAGTTTCGAGCACGTCTAGGAATGGGCGGAAGAATGTCGAAGAGAGATAAGTAGAGATAGATAAGTAAAACCGCTGTTTGGAGCGGAATCCATAGATCTATTTGGATTGAGAAGTATTCACTTGGAGGTATGTGTGGGAGCTTCAATTAGTTCGATTTTATTGCCCAAAATGGGCATGAGAATGGCTATGCCAATGACTTCTTTTCCCGTGGAGTTTCTTTCCGACGTGTTCTCAATTTTACGATATTGACACTAGAAATCGTGACTTTTTCATTATGAACGGGATTTACACGTGTTTATGGCAGCCCATAAAAGGGGTTCGCCCCGCGTCACAGGAAGTTCAACGGGTCGCACTGAAGTCTAGTAATGTTCACCATAATGGCATAACAGTTCAAGATGTTAGTTGAGTTCCCATCGTAAGTAAGCCTCATATTTACagtattgttgctgctgttagaCAGGACACATTATGATCTCAACTGCGCCTTGTCTTGGGCTGGCTTTGTTTGTTGGCGCTGCGAAGCAAAagcttttgcattttctttcgctcttgctcttgctcttgcaaATGGAAGCTCGCTTTTGAAGTGCCATGACACCTTTGACAAATAGTTGCAATAAAGTGCTGTAAGTGCTGCGTGTTGTTTTCGTTGAAAGGTCTACCTTAAAGGTTCAAGACTAAACACGGAGGGCATCTTACGGTGCTCGATTCACAGTTCGCAGTTCGACTCCCGTCACCCGCCCCACGGAACTAATCGCTGGGTAACATGATATTCATGCCGCATCAAATTAGCTCTTCTAGCCACGTCGTTTGCCAGCCACAGAGGCAGGCACAATTCGAGCCAGAAAGAAgatattatgcaaaataatatataattttgatagCACCCAATTTGAGCCTGTCATAACAAATGTGCTGAAACAAGTCCTGAATATGTATGCCCACCCATCCCTCCATTACTCTCTCTATTTCCAACTCCCCCTACCACTTAGCAACACAAAGCACGCAAGAAAATGTCTGAAAAAAAGGCCGAAAGGAAAGCAAAATATCAAAACTGGCTCAACGAAAACGGCAGTAAAAGTGAACCAACAAAAAATCGATATAtgtaaaaaatgtttgcatgACTTTAGGAAATttagcaaaagtttttttctgtggctgttctttttgttgttgtgctcggATCTTGTTGGGCCAGGCCAAATAAAGCTTCATTGATAtgaaaaatatcttttaaatgcTATAAAGCAGATGGGTGAGAGGAGCGGAGACGCTGGCAAATGACTGCGGTGTCGGCGGCCTCTGTGAAGAGCGGCAAAAACAACActcataaaattaatatgatataataaagaaaaatttgcAAGCTGCCAAAACCATAACGATTGATTCTAAATTATAGCCGGCAGCCAAGGCTAGAGGCGGAGAGGTGGTGAAGATGAAGAAGCGGGAAAGGGAGGGTTCCTTGTTACGCCCTCAAAGGCCGCTTTGCCGCAATATGTCTGTGGGACTCTAAGCGAAACCGATTCGAATAAATAACACGATGCcacataaaatcaaatatgttgcatcaaaaaaagtaaaaaaaaaaagaacaaaaatatagaaaatcgAGTCTGCTCTGGTTTTATTGGGGCTGAGTTGGGTTCGTGGCGGACGTGGCCACAAGGAATTTCCAAAGGGATTAGTGCGCCACTTGCTCGACGCAAGCGTTGGCAGAGGGAGGCCACGATCGAAGGGAGATGTGCGACGGTGACGGGGGTATGTCAAATTAATCACTGCATTGTTCAGCgcttttcaaaataataaatacttcagcgcaactataaaataaattactcaaaatcatttcacatttcactaTCGCAACGAAAACAACCACACAGAATAGAATGGAAcggaatagaatagaatacaATGGAAAATAGGCatgaaatagaatagaatgaACAGAGAGATCGACGCAGTGGAGAACACAGCGGAACTGCGTGTTTGGACAGTTTTAACATTTGGTTTCAGTTTTCCTCCCCCT of Drosophila nasuta strain 15112-1781.00 chromosome 3, ASM2355853v1, whole genome shotgun sequence contains these proteins:
- the LOC132792010 gene encoding uncharacterized protein LOC132792010 encodes the protein MEMIMLSAIQAKTSTVFKPHGSSNSHDNCWRQIGNDSSKRLPLPSFKRRHLTSTARATAKATMTTVNNNSNPLSNALHVTNDNLRFELLLPIYDPSRSCLPPC